The DNA segment ATATTCTTTTTACCGCTTCTAATTGACAGTGCTGGAAATGCCGGAGCTCAATCTTCCACGCTCATAATAAGAAGTTTATCGCTTGGAGATGTAAAAAAAAGCGACTGGCTCTTTATGTTTTTTAAAGAGATTGCTATATCTTCTATACTTGGTATTACTATGAGTTTAGCTGTTTCGCTTCTTGCTATATTTAGAGGAGGATTAATGATAGCYTTGGTGGTATCATTATCTATGATATGCGTTGTAGTGATAGGAAGYCTTATAGGGTTATGTTTGCCTTTTATATTTGTTAAATTAAAAAAAGACCCTACTACAAGCAGCGTGCCTTTAGTAACTTCTATTTGTGATATTACAGGTACTTCTATATATTTATTATTAGCAAGCATTATACTCACAAAAATTAATATATAAATACTATATCAAAATAATTWAAAAAATAAAAAACGAATGTAATATTAAACTATTCCGATAATAATTAAAACTATTTCAGGAATTTTAATTATGAAAAAATATATAGTTTTAATATTTATATTTGCTGTATGCACTATATATGCAAACAATTATGAGAGTATGATAAAATCAATGCAATTAGAAAATATAGAAGAATTATCTATATCAGATGAAAACTCAACTATTACATTCAATCAATTAGCAGAATATTATGCAAGCATAGTAACAGACAAAAATGCAACCCCTGAACAATTAGACTTTATAGGAAATATCATTAAAATCTGGACCGATACTAACAACAAAAACTTCTCCAAAGAAGAAATATTTACTAAA comes from the Brachyspira sp. SAP_772 genome and includes:
- a CDS encoding magnesium transporter; its protein translation is IFFLPLLIDSAGNAGAQSSTLIIRSLSLGDVKKSDWLFMFFKEIAISSILGITMSLAVSLLAIFRGGLMIALVVSLSMICVVVIGSLIGLCLPFIFVKLKKDPTTSSVPLVTSICDITGTSIYLLLASIILTKINI